A genomic stretch from Achromobacter spanius includes:
- a CDS encoding SDR family NAD(P)-dependent oxidoreductase translates to MHTTDSQEPGFPRCVLITGATGGIGGALALEYASAGAKTLILQGRNAARLQELADRCGALGARVITHELDVRDHDALMAWLARVCETEMPTLVVANAGVNINTGPDGQGEDWQDVHRLVDVNVKAVFATVHGVLPAMRRLGHGQIALISSLAAWRGLPETPSYSASKAAVKVYGEAMRDALADEGIKFNVVMPGYVESQMCFDMPGPKPFLWKADRAARVIRRGLQRNRARISFPFPLNLGCFLLSVIHPAVSGWILKRMGYGD, encoded by the coding sequence ATGCACACCACCGATAGCCAAGAGCCCGGATTTCCGCGCTGCGTTCTCATCACCGGCGCAACCGGAGGCATCGGCGGCGCGCTTGCGCTGGAATACGCCAGCGCCGGCGCCAAAACCCTGATCCTGCAAGGCCGCAACGCCGCACGTCTGCAAGAACTGGCCGACCGTTGCGGCGCGCTGGGCGCGCGTGTCATTACCCACGAGCTTGACGTCCGCGACCACGACGCTTTGATGGCGTGGTTGGCCCGCGTCTGCGAAACCGAAATGCCCACCTTGGTGGTTGCCAACGCAGGCGTCAACATCAACACAGGGCCAGACGGGCAGGGCGAGGACTGGCAAGACGTCCATCGCCTTGTGGACGTAAACGTCAAAGCCGTCTTCGCCACCGTCCACGGCGTGCTGCCCGCCATGCGACGCTTGGGGCATGGACAGATTGCATTGATCAGCTCATTGGCTGCCTGGAGAGGCTTGCCGGAAACCCCCAGCTATAGCGCCAGCAAGGCCGCGGTGAAGGTGTACGGCGAAGCCATGCGCGACGCGCTTGCCGATGAAGGCATCAAGTTCAACGTGGTTATGCCGGGGTACGTGGAGTCGCAGATGTGCTTCGACATGCCTGGCCCGAAGCCGTTTCTGTGGAAGGCGGATAGGGCGGCCCGGGTGATTCGCCGTGGATTGCAGCGGAATCGGGCAAGGATTAGTTTTCCGTTTCCGTTGAATCTGGGGTGCTTCTTGCTGTCGGTGATACATCCGGCCGTGTCGGGGTGGATCCTGAAGAGGATGGGCTACGGTGATTGA
- a CDS encoding Dps family protein, which yields MAKSPKKTPSSAPRINIGISDKDRAAVAGELSKLLADSYTLYLMTHNFHWNVTGPMFNTLHLMFMTQYTEEWNALDSIAERIRALGHYAPGTYREYSKLSSIAEPESVPEALEMVRLLVSANESVAKTARSAFEKADAANDQPTADLLTQRLDVHEKNAWMLRSLLQ from the coding sequence ATGGCCAAGTCCCCCAAGAAGACCCCGAGCAGCGCCCCGCGCATCAACATCGGCATTTCGGACAAGGACCGCGCCGCTGTCGCCGGCGAATTGTCCAAGCTGCTTGCCGACTCGTACACGCTGTACCTGATGACGCACAACTTCCACTGGAACGTCACGGGGCCCATGTTCAACACGCTGCACCTGATGTTCATGACGCAGTACACGGAAGAGTGGAACGCCCTGGACAGCATCGCCGAACGCATCCGCGCCCTGGGCCACTACGCGCCCGGCACCTACCGCGAATATTCCAAGCTGTCGTCCATTGCCGAACCCGAATCGGTGCCGGAAGCGCTGGAAATGGTGCGTCTGCTGGTCAGCGCAAATGAATCCGTCGCCAAGACCGCGCGTTCCGCCTTCGAAAAGGCCGACGCCGCCAACGACCAACCCACCGCTGACCTGTTGACCCAGCGCCTGGACGTGCATGAGAAGAATGCATGGATGCTGCGTAGCCTGTTGCAATAA
- a CDS encoding LysR substrate-binding domain-containing protein, whose amino-acid sequence MTLTELKYIVAVARERHFGRAAEACFVSQPTLSVAIRKLEDELGVTLFERGGAEVGVTPIGQRIVAQAQKVLEESASIKEIARQGHDPLAGPLRVGVIHTIGPYLLPKLVPVQIGRTPQMPLLLQENFTVRLVELLRQGEIDCAIMALPLPEAGLVMQPLYDEPFIVAVPNDHELAQRKSIDAQDLKQQTMLLLGSGHCFRDQVLEVCPELSRFSAASDGIQRTFEGSSLETIRHMVAAGIGVTVLPITAVPEHPPSNSLLRYVPFDGHVPERRVVLAWRRSFPRLAAIEALAQAVYDCELPGVKMLADEVAAVQD is encoded by the coding sequence ATGACTCTCACCGAACTCAAGTACATCGTTGCCGTCGCGCGCGAACGCCACTTTGGCCGCGCCGCCGAAGCCTGTTTCGTCAGCCAGCCGACGCTGTCGGTCGCGATACGCAAGCTGGAAGACGAACTGGGCGTGACGCTGTTCGAACGCGGCGGCGCCGAGGTGGGCGTTACCCCCATCGGCCAGCGCATCGTCGCGCAGGCGCAGAAGGTACTGGAAGAAAGCGCCAGCATCAAAGAAATTGCACGACAGGGCCATGACCCGCTGGCCGGCCCATTGCGCGTGGGCGTCATCCACACCATCGGGCCGTACCTGCTGCCCAAACTGGTTCCCGTGCAAATCGGCCGCACCCCGCAAATGCCGCTGCTGCTGCAAGAGAACTTCACCGTGCGCCTGGTGGAACTGCTGCGCCAGGGCGAAATCGACTGCGCCATCATGGCGCTGCCCCTGCCCGAAGCGGGCCTGGTCATGCAGCCGCTGTACGACGAACCCTTCATCGTTGCCGTGCCCAACGACCACGAACTGGCCCAAAGAAAATCCATCGACGCCCAGGACCTGAAGCAGCAAACCATGCTGCTCTTGGGCAGCGGCCATTGCTTTCGCGACCAGGTGCTTGAGGTTTGCCCTGAACTGTCACGCTTTTCAGCGGCCAGCGACGGTATCCAGCGCACCTTCGAAGGCTCGTCCCTGGAAACCATCCGCCACATGGTCGCCGCCGGCATCGGCGTAACCGTTCTGCCCATCACCGCCGTGCCCGAACACCCGCCCAGCAATAGCCTGCTGCGCTACGTGCCGTTCGACGGCCATGTGCCCGAACGACGCGTCGTCCTGGCGTGGCGCCGCAGTTTCCCCCGGCTGGCCGCCATCGAAGCCCTGGCCCAAGCTGTCTACGACTGCGAACTGCCTGGCGTCAAAATGCTTGCCGACGAGGTGGCAGCGGTGCAGGACTAA
- the recG gene encoding ATP-dependent DNA helicase RecG, whose amino-acid sequence MPAAAVASKRPGADKNGAGKPMTDTERKLRNLGLVLPEDFVLHLPLRYEDETRVIPISALRPGYAGQVEGEITKSEVQYRPRRQLTATLADDTGEIQLRWLNFYPSQQKQISVGKRLRARGEVRSNLFGRQMVHPRMTNADAPLPTALTPVYPTTEGLPQLTLRRAIAQALDRADLSDTLPPEALQRYDLPPFEPAIRALHTPAQGESEQALLDRVHPAWRRIKFDELLAQQLSLAAARAARRIKEAESLPVRNESGGLVAKLYANLPFKLTAAQERVVQEISADLAKPYPMHRLLQGDVGSGKTVVAAIAAAQAIASGAQVALMAPTEILAEQHFRKLVSWLQPLGVNIAWLSGSLTAKARREAAAAAADGSVQLVVGTQALIQDHVEFHRLGLSIVDEQHRFGVGQRLALTKKGETVRGRIVPHQLNMSATPIPRTLAMTFFADLDVSVIDELPPGRTPVLTKLVSDARREEVIAHVAQAARGGQQVYWVCPLVEESEALELQTAVDTYEGMRVDLPDLRIGLVHGRLPQAEKAAVMQAFREGEVDLLVATTVIEVGVDVPNASLMVIEHAERFGLAQLHQLRGRVGRGTAESVCVLLYQTPLSQVARERLRAMFETSDGFEIARRDLEQRGPGEFLGTRQSGMALLRFADLETDAAIAEDARDAAVWLRAEHPAAVEAHLARWMRGREDFLRT is encoded by the coding sequence ATGCCGGCCGCGGCCGTGGCATCCAAGCGACCCGGCGCCGATAAAAACGGCGCCGGCAAACCCATGACGGATACCGAGCGCAAGCTTCGTAATCTGGGTCTGGTGTTGCCCGAGGACTTCGTGCTGCACCTGCCGCTGCGCTACGAAGACGAAACCCGCGTCATTCCGATCAGCGCCTTGCGGCCCGGCTATGCCGGGCAGGTGGAAGGCGAGATCACAAAGTCCGAAGTGCAGTACCGGCCTCGGCGCCAACTCACCGCCACGCTGGCGGATGACACCGGCGAGATCCAACTGCGCTGGTTGAATTTTTATCCCAGCCAGCAAAAGCAGATCAGCGTGGGTAAGCGCCTGCGCGCGCGCGGTGAAGTCCGCAGCAATCTGTTCGGCCGCCAGATGGTGCACCCGCGCATGACCAATGCCGATGCGCCATTGCCCACCGCGCTGACCCCGGTCTACCCCACCACCGAAGGCCTGCCGCAACTGACGTTGCGTCGCGCCATCGCCCAGGCGCTGGACCGTGCCGACCTGTCCGACACGCTGCCACCGGAAGCCCTTCAACGCTACGACCTGCCGCCCTTCGAACCCGCCATCCGCGCCTTGCACACCCCCGCGCAGGGCGAGTCCGAACAAGCGCTGCTGGACCGCGTGCATCCCGCCTGGCGCCGCATCAAGTTCGACGAGCTGCTGGCGCAACAACTGTCGTTGGCCGCCGCGCGCGCCGCCCGCCGCATTAAGGAAGCGGAATCGCTGCCGGTGCGCAATGAATCGGGCGGTCTGGTTGCCAAGCTCTACGCCAACCTGCCGTTCAAACTGACCGCCGCCCAAGAGCGCGTGGTGCAGGAAATTTCGGCGGACCTGGCCAAGCCGTATCCCATGCACCGCCTGCTGCAAGGCGACGTAGGCAGCGGCAAAACCGTGGTCGCCGCCATTGCCGCCGCCCAGGCCATTGCCAGCGGCGCGCAAGTGGCCTTGATGGCGCCCACCGAAATTTTGGCCGAACAACACTTTCGCAAGCTCGTTTCTTGGCTGCAACCCCTGGGGGTGAACATTGCCTGGCTAAGCGGCAGCCTTACCGCCAAGGCCCGCCGCGAAGCCGCCGCTGCCGCCGCTGATGGCAGCGTGCAACTGGTGGTGGGCACGCAGGCACTGATCCAGGACCACGTTGAATTTCATCGCCTGGGGCTGTCCATTGTTGACGAGCAGCACCGCTTTGGCGTCGGCCAGCGCCTGGCCCTGACCAAAAAGGGCGAAACCGTGCGCGGACGCATCGTCCCGCACCAATTGAACATGAGCGCCACCCCCATTCCGCGCACGCTGGCCATGACCTTCTTCGCGGACCTGGACGTGTCGGTCATCGACGAACTGCCGCCCGGCCGCACCCCCGTGCTGACCAAGCTGGTCTCGGACGCCCGGCGTGAAGAAGTCATCGCCCACGTTGCCCAGGCAGCGCGCGGCGGGCAGCAAGTGTATTGGGTCTGTCCGCTGGTGGAAGAAAGCGAGGCCCTGGAACTGCAAACGGCCGTGGACACCTACGAAGGCATGCGGGTTGACCTGCCCGACCTGCGCATCGGCCTGGTCCACGGCCGCCTGCCCCAAGCAGAGAAAGCCGCCGTCATGCAGGCCTTCCGCGAAGGCGAGGTAGACCTCTTGGTAGCCACCACCGTCATCGAAGTGGGCGTGGACGTGCCCAATGCATCGCTGATGGTCATCGAACACGCCGAGCGTTTTGGGCTGGCGCAATTGCATCAGTTGCGCGGGCGAGTAGGGCGCGGCACCGCCGAATCGGTCTGTGTGCTGCTCTACCAGACGCCGCTATCGCAAGTGGCGCGCGAACGCCTGCGCGCCATGTTTGAAACGTCGGATGGCTTCGAGATTGCCCGGCGCGACCTGGAACAGCGCGGTCCCGGTGAATTCCTGGGCACGCGGCAATCCGGCATGGCGCTGCTGCGTTTTGCCGACCTGGAAACCGATGCCGCCATTGCGGAAGACGCGCGCGATGCCGCCGTGTGGCTGCGGGCCGAGCACCCCGCCGCGGTCGAGGCGCATCTGGCGCGCTGGATGCGTGGCCGCGAAGACTTCCTGCGGACCTGA
- a CDS encoding Rid family detoxifying hydrolase produces the protein MSKQIIHTDAAPAAVGPYSQAVAVTGTKTVYLSGQIGLEPGTGDLVSENFDAQVRQAFANMQAVITEAGGTLDNVVKLTLFLTDLGKFTAANSIMAEIIPQPFPARSTIGVASLPKGAQFEVEAIMVL, from the coding sequence ATGAGCAAGCAAATCATCCATACCGACGCCGCACCCGCCGCCGTTGGCCCTTACTCGCAAGCGGTTGCCGTTACCGGCACCAAGACTGTCTACCTGTCGGGTCAGATCGGCCTGGAGCCGGGCACCGGTGATCTGGTCTCCGAGAATTTCGACGCACAAGTGCGTCAGGCCTTCGCCAACATGCAGGCCGTGATCACCGAAGCCGGTGGCACGCTGGACAACGTCGTCAAGCTGACCCTGTTCCTGACCGACCTGGGCAAGTTCACCGCCGCCAACTCCATCATGGCCGAGATCATTCCGCAGCCGTTCCCGGCGCGCTCGACCATTGGCGTGGCCAGCCTGCCCAAGGGCGCGCAGTTCGAAGTCGAAGCCATCATGGTTCTGTAA
- a CDS encoding LysR family transcriptional regulator: protein MNLSARQLRAFVALADERHFTRAAQRCHLTQPAFSALIRQLEDSAGLRLFDRNTRHVELTAEGRVLDASARRLLADMDLVMEDMRDHAARRRGRVALAALPSLAAGWLPGLLARFGQAHPGIVVDLRDALLDPCLDMVQSGQVDFAVASRRPDMTDLDSEFLHADRYFLVCRADHPLAQQPKVRLRDIARYPVIQLARGSSVRKHLDVAFGADAPLPVFEVEHLATVTGLVRAGLGVSVVPAMTLFHFASKDLRVVPLAGRALTRPLYLVQRKGRSLSVAAQALADLLIAHRGDIGGAGHQAES from the coding sequence ATGAATCTATCTGCCCGGCAATTGCGCGCCTTTGTTGCGCTTGCCGACGAACGCCATTTCACGCGGGCCGCGCAACGCTGCCACCTGACGCAGCCCGCCTTCAGCGCACTGATCCGGCAACTGGAAGACAGCGCTGGGTTACGGCTGTTTGACCGCAACACCCGGCACGTGGAGCTGACCGCCGAGGGCAGGGTGCTGGATGCGTCCGCGCGCCGCCTGCTGGCAGACATGGACCTGGTCATGGAAGACATGCGCGACCACGCCGCCCGCCGCCGTGGCCGCGTGGCGCTGGCCGCGCTGCCGTCGTTGGCGGCGGGCTGGCTGCCTGGCCTGTTGGCCCGCTTTGGGCAAGCGCACCCCGGCATCGTGGTGGACTTGCGCGACGCCTTGCTGGACCCTTGCCTGGACATGGTGCAAAGCGGGCAGGTGGATTTCGCCGTGGCCTCGCGCCGGCCCGACATGACGGACCTGGACAGCGAATTCCTGCATGCCGATCGCTATTTTTTGGTGTGCCGCGCGGATCATCCCTTGGCGCAACAGCCCAAGGTGCGGCTTCGGGACATTGCCCGCTACCCCGTCATCCAGCTTGCGCGCGGCAGCAGTGTGCGCAAACATCTGGACGTGGCCTTCGGCGCCGATGCGCCTTTGCCCGTGTTTGAAGTGGAGCATCTGGCCACCGTGACCGGGCTGGTTCGAGCCGGCTTGGGGGTATCTGTCGTACCCGCCATGACCCTTTTTCATTTCGCCAGCAAAGACCTGCGCGTGGTGCCGCTGGCCGGGCGCGCGCTGACCCGGCCGCTTTATCTGGTGCAGCGCAAAGGCCGCAGCTTATCGGTGGCCGCGCAGGCGCTGGCGGACTTGTTGATCGCCCACCGGGGCGATATCGGCGGCGCCGGCCATCAGGCAGAGTCATGA
- a CDS encoding acyclic terpene utilization AtuA family protein has translation MPQSPLLIGCASGFSGDRSDGAAAVVRTLAAQGGGTLIFETLAERTLALAQLARNDDPNRGYEPLLDELVSPVLADCLRHGINIVSNFGAANPQAAARRIAAIAREQGLPVPRIAVIHGDALNTPEQRALLQERLGAELAGHDVVSATAYLGATEIAEALAAGAQVVVAGRVADPSLTLGPALGHFGWDAADWPRLGRATMAGHMLECGLQVTGGYFCVPGLKEVPDVHAAGFPIAQIDADGEFIIGKADATGGAVDARTVKEQLLYEVHDPARYLTPDVVADLSQARVVELGGNRVAVHGITGHARPSELKVNVCYRGGWLAEAEISYAGVQAEARARLAADIVQKRLGSAFTLRADLIGAISILGDDAGEMRRALPDSHARDVRLRLAGEHADRAQAERILREVTALYTCGPAGGGGVRTALRPRLNMLSCTIPRDAVHSGWNFLEAIAP, from the coding sequence ATGCCTCAATCTCCCCTGCTTATCGGCTGCGCCTCTGGCTTTTCGGGCGACCGAAGCGATGGCGCCGCCGCCGTGGTGCGCACCCTGGCCGCCCAGGGCGGCGGCACGCTTATCTTCGAAACGCTTGCCGAACGCACGCTGGCGCTGGCGCAACTGGCGCGCAACGACGACCCCAATCGCGGCTATGAACCGCTGCTGGACGAGTTGGTGTCGCCGGTGCTGGCCGACTGCCTGCGCCACGGCATCAACATCGTCAGCAACTTCGGCGCGGCCAACCCCCAGGCCGCCGCCCGGCGCATTGCCGCCATCGCGCGCGAACAGGGCTTGCCCGTGCCGCGCATTGCGGTCATCCATGGTGACGCCCTGAACACGCCCGAGCAACGCGCCCTGCTGCAAGAACGGCTGGGCGCCGAGCTGGCCGGACACGACGTGGTCAGCGCAACGGCCTATCTGGGCGCTACGGAAATCGCAGAGGCCTTGGCGGCGGGCGCGCAGGTGGTAGTGGCAGGCCGCGTGGCCGACCCATCGCTCACGCTGGGTCCGGCATTGGGTCACTTTGGTTGGGACGCGGCAGACTGGCCCCGCCTGGGCCGCGCCACGATGGCCGGCCACATGCTGGAATGCGGCTTGCAGGTGACGGGGGGCTACTTCTGCGTGCCGGGCCTGAAAGAGGTGCCGGACGTGCATGCGGCGGGCTTTCCCATTGCGCAGATTGATGCCGACGGCGAATTCATCATCGGCAAGGCCGACGCCACCGGCGGCGCGGTGGATGCCCGCACGGTGAAGGAACAGCTTCTGTACGAAGTCCACGACCCCGCGCGCTATCTCACGCCCGATGTCGTGGCTGACTTAAGCCAGGCGCGCGTCGTGGAATTGGGCGGCAACCGCGTTGCGGTACACGGTATCACAGGCCACGCGCGGCCGTCCGAATTGAAGGTCAACGTCTGCTATCGCGGCGGCTGGCTGGCCGAAGCCGAGATCTCTTATGCCGGCGTGCAGGCGGAAGCGCGCGCCCGCCTGGCCGCGGACATCGTGCAGAAGCGGCTGGGATCCGCCTTTACCTTGCGGGCCGACCTGATCGGCGCCATCAGCATCCTGGGCGACGACGCAGGCGAAATGCGCCGCGCGCTGCCCGATTCCCATGCGCGCGATGTGCGCCTGCGCCTGGCGGGCGAACACGCAGATCGCGCCCAGGCCGAACGCATCCTGCGCGAAGTGACGGCGCTGTACACCTGCGGCCCCGCGGGCGGCGGCGGCGTGCGCACGGCGTTGCGGCCCCGGCTGAACATGCTGTCGTGCACTATCCCCCGCGACGCCGTACACAGCGGCTGGAACTTCCTGGAGGCCATCGCGCCATGA
- a CDS encoding AtuA-related protein, with product MSHSSNPQAVPLYRLAHSRSGDKGNISNLSLIAWDPECYEVLAAQVTEARVADWFAYRHPARVTRYLLPTLHAMNFVLEGVLDGGVNDALNLDTHGKSLSFRLLDLTVEVSAELARRLPDVPGDRPPAA from the coding sequence ATGAGCCATTCGTCAAACCCGCAGGCCGTGCCGCTGTATCGCCTGGCTCACAGCCGCTCTGGCGACAAGGGCAACATTTCCAACCTGAGCCTGATTGCCTGGGACCCGGAGTGCTACGAGGTGCTGGCGGCGCAGGTAACCGAAGCGCGCGTGGCCGACTGGTTCGCGTACCGCCATCCCGCGCGTGTCACGCGCTATTTGCTGCCGACCCTGCACGCCATGAACTTCGTGCTGGAAGGCGTGTTGGACGGCGGCGTGAACGACGCGCTGAACCTGGACACGCACGGCAAAAGCCTGTCTTTTCGATTGCTGGACCTGACGGTGGAGGTCAGTGCTGAACTGGCGCGCCGGCTGCCAGATGTACCCGGCGACCGTCCCCCGGCCGCCTGA